From the Heptranchias perlo isolate sHepPer1 unplaced genomic scaffold, sHepPer1.hap1 HAP1_SCAFFOLD_1615, whole genome shotgun sequence genome, one window contains:
- the LOC137309322 gene encoding uncharacterized protein: protein MAGLRPQRPTPHESNNLSISALNVLNDWASAALWGGGEFQRSERGPPDAARSRPPPEQKPSGKTRELGRSLRCGRRPLATPSVTGTLLLSLGARPRDEPARGQGRREPRVRERSPSDEEWGLPPFRGTGGGHSAPLEPVTQEQEEAIQPLSSLLHRDRRRAHSAPSRACYAGTGGGHSAPLEPVTQEQEEAIQPLSSLLRRNRRRPFSPSRACYAGTGGGPIQPLLEPVTQEQEEAIQPLEPVTQEQEEGPFSPFSSLLRRNRRRPFSPSRACYAGTGGGHSAPLEPCYAGTGGGPIQPLLEPVTQEQEEAIQPLSSLLRRNRRRAHSARSRACYAGTGGGHSAPLEPCYAGTGGGPIRAT from the exons ATGGCCGGCCTGCGACCTCAACGCCCGACCCCCCACGAGTCCAATAATCTGTCCATCTCGGCCTTGAATGTTCTCAACGACTGGgcgtccgcagccctctgggggggtggagaattccaaag aagcgaGCGAGGGCCGCCAGACGCCGCGCGATCCCGGCCGCCTCCGGAACAAAAACCCTCGGGGAAAACCCGAGAGCTAGGCCGGAGCCTTCGCTGCGGCCGGCGTCCCCTAGCGACGCCCTCGGTGACAGGCACTTTGCTCTTGTCTCTCGGCGCGCGCCCGCGTGACGAGCCGGCGAGGGGGCAGGGTCGACGCGAGCCGAGAGTCCGGGAGAGGTCGCCGTCGGACGAGGAGTGGGGCCTGCCGCCGTttcgaggaacaggaggaggccattcagcccctctcgagcctgttacgcaggaacaggaggaggccattcagcccctctcgagcctgttacacagggacaggaggagggcccattcagccccttctcgagcctgttacgcaggaacaggaggaggccattcagcccctctcgagcctgttacgcaggaacaggaggaggccattcagcccctctcgagcctgttacgcaggaacaggaggaggccattcagcccctctcgagcctgttacgcaggaacaggaggagggcccattcagccccttctcgagc ctgttacgcaggaacaggaggaggccattcagcccctcgagcctgttacacaggaacaggaggagggcccattcagccccttctcgagcctgttacgcaggaacaggaggaggccattcagcccctctcgagcctgttacgcaggaacaggaggaggccattcagcccctctcgagccctgttacgcaggaacaggaggagggcccattcagccccttctcgagcctgttacgcaggaacaggaggaggccattcagcccctctcgagcctgttacgcaggaacaggaggagggcccatTCAGCCcgctctcgagcctgttacgcaggaacaggaggaggccattcagcccctctcgagccctgttacgcaggaacaggaggagggcccatTCGGGCTACGTAA
- the LOC137309321 gene encoding gamma-aminobutyric acid receptor-associated protein-like 1 — SPVIVEQVIVEKAAKARVPDLDKRKYLVPSDLTVGQFYFLIRKRVHLRPEDALFFFVNNTIPPTSATMGQLYEDNHEEDFFLYVAYSDESVYGA, encoded by the exons CCAGTCCTGTGATTGTTGAACAGGTGATTGTGGAGAAAGCAGCAAAGGCTCGAGTGCCTGATCTCGACAAGAGGAAATATTTGGTCCCCTCAGACCTCACAG TCGGCCAATTTTACTTCCTGATTCGGAAACGCGTCCACCTGCGTCCGGAAGACGCCCTCTTCTTTTTCGTGAATAACACAATCCCTCCAACCAGTGCCACTATGGGTCAGCTCTACGAG GACAACCACGAAGAGGATTTCTTTCTCTACGTTGCCTACAGCGACGAGAGTGTCTACGGCGCCTGA